The following are encoded in a window of Thermoproteota archaeon genomic DNA:
- a CDS encoding pyridoxal phosphate-dependent aminotransferase: protein MKFIVDQQVEDIELPENLRLNTFLQEFHQDCPHPECNFGFYGFAFGQSPFHVPQIMQTALQKNSDKGKYAPVPGIEELREAIATYNKHYFGMDIDPKRVYVGPGTKELIFNLFEILHGTVILPTPAWIGYLPQIRFLKKNYHMLPTKSSRKINADDLKKLALRLHDRQKILILNNPNNPTGLLYSRLELEEIADVCREQNITVISDEIYAQTTYDMKEFVSMGKIYPEGTFVTNGLSKSHAAGGYRLGYVIFPQYVTELKQQFKKILATEYTAVSTPIQHAAVAGFEISKEMDEYFEITRRIHEIMGEYTYNTVTAIDGVKATKPQATFYLLANFNHYSSELAGSKIQVSQRFAESLIQHPYHTAIVGGDSLVLERTDFSARMAFVDYDGTKAYANYQNNKPKTASDRLEFVKTNAPRIVAGIKMIELYFEHIKKNASSKIECKFDSLKVPG from the coding sequence ATGAAATTCATTGTTGACCAGCAGGTTGAGGATATCGAATTACCTGAAAATCTAAGATTAAACACATTTTTACAAGAATTTCATCAAGATTGCCCTCATCCAGAATGTAATTTTGGATTTTATGGATTTGCGTTTGGTCAATCACCTTTTCATGTACCACAAATAATGCAGACAGCATTACAAAAAAATTCAGATAAAGGAAAATATGCTCCAGTTCCCGGAATTGAGGAACTACGTGAGGCAATTGCAACATACAACAAACATTACTTTGGAATGGATATTGACCCAAAGAGAGTGTATGTTGGACCTGGAACAAAAGAATTGATCTTTAATCTCTTTGAAATTCTTCACGGTACTGTAATTCTCCCAACACCAGCATGGATAGGGTACTTACCACAGATTAGATTCCTAAAGAAAAATTACCACATGCTTCCAACAAAATCCAGTAGAAAGATCAATGCAGATGATCTAAAAAAATTAGCATTACGATTACACGATAGGCAAAAGATACTGATACTAAATAATCCAAATAACCCAACAGGTCTTCTATATTCTAGATTAGAGCTAGAAGAGATTGCAGATGTCTGCAGAGAGCAAAACATCACTGTAATCTCTGATGAAATTTATGCCCAGACTACATATGACATGAAAGAGTTTGTCAGCATGGGAAAAATCTATCCTGAAGGAACATTTGTTACAAATGGTCTATCAAAATCACATGCTGCGGGAGGATACCGCTTAGGATATGTAATATTTCCACAATATGTCACTGAATTAAAACAACAATTCAAGAAAATTCTTGCAACAGAGTATACTGCAGTATCCACACCAATTCAGCATGCAGCAGTAGCAGGTTTTGAGATAAGCAAAGAGATGGATGAATACTTTGAGATAACAAGACGTATTCATGAAATTATGGGCGAATACACATACAATACAGTTACAGCAATTGACGGAGTCAAAGCAACCAAACCCCAAGCAACATTCTATCTTTTGGCAAACTTTAATCACTATTCATCAGAGTTGGCAGGCTCTAAAATTCAAGTATCACAAAGATTTGCAGAATCATTAATCCAGCATCCCTATCATACTGCAATAGTTGGTGGAGACAGCCTAGTTTTAGAAAGAACTGACTTTAGTGCAAGAATGGCATTTGTGGATTATGACGGCACAAAGGCTTATGCAAATTATCAAAACAATAAACCAAAAACAGCCTCAGACAGGTTAGAGTTTGTAAAGACCAATGCACCAAGAATTGTAGCAGGAATCAAAATGATTGAACTGTATTTTGAGCATATCAAAAAGAATGCATCATCAAAAATTGAATGTAAGTTTGATTCACTAAAAGTACCAGGGTGA
- a CDS encoding AMP-dependent synthetase, with product MSEYVFVPNKEQIETSNIYRFMQKHNLKTLEELHQKSISDPAWYWNAVSEDIGIVWDKKFEKVMDSSKGVPWTNWFVNGKTNIILSTLDKFAKKTPQKVVYHFISENGDYHSLTYKVLEDEVNQLANGLKSLKISKGDVVAIYMPMIKEAIVSILACAKIGAVQTVIFSGYSADALKIRLQDCNAKILLISDGFERKGKKISQKEAINTGIKETQIQNVIIVPYKKVDDYSYSDILVNYNELIKSQSKDCKTEILDSNDKLFILYTSGTTGKPKGVVHTHGGFSVFAGHQSAYLIDNHHDDVLFWPADIGWITGIVWNVYGLLEMGATGIIYDGALDYPNTNRIWDIMSKYGATIFGISPTAVRMFKKTGIIPTELHDFKKIRLIPTTGEPIDEESWWWLFEKVGKKRIPIMNLSGGTEIGGAMLSVLPGMRLKPTTVGMPCPGIDVDVFDDKGNQVRDQKGYLVVKNAWPGMTKGLLNDDERYLKTYWSRFEEIWFHGDYVLANSDGLWYMHGRIDDVINISGHRMSTAEIEQTIMTHQKISEVASISIPDEITGEAIVVFVVPEMKFKEEKLTDEISSFVSEKIGKLAKPKFVIQLSDLPKTRTGKIMRRLLKDKLLGNQIGDNSSLENPHVLDEITPIFSKH from the coding sequence ATGTCAGAGTATGTCTTTGTTCCTAACAAAGAACAGATTGAAACATCAAATATTTACAGATTCATGCAAAAGCACAATCTTAAAACTTTAGAAGAGTTGCATCAAAAATCCATTTCAGATCCTGCATGGTATTGGAATGCAGTAAGTGAAGATATCGGCATAGTTTGGGATAAAAAATTTGAAAAAGTAATGGATTCTTCTAAAGGAGTACCTTGGACAAACTGGTTTGTAAACGGTAAAACAAACATAATTCTCTCAACTCTTGATAAATTTGCAAAAAAAACGCCTCAAAAAGTAGTCTATCATTTTATATCTGAAAATGGAGACTATCATTCTCTTACATACAAAGTACTGGAAGACGAAGTAAATCAGCTAGCAAATGGTCTAAAATCTTTAAAAATTTCCAAAGGAGATGTTGTAGCCATCTACATGCCAATGATCAAAGAAGCAATTGTTTCAATATTGGCGTGTGCAAAGATCGGAGCAGTTCAAACCGTAATTTTTTCTGGATACAGTGCAGATGCATTAAAGATTAGACTACAAGATTGCAATGCAAAGATACTGCTAATATCAGATGGTTTCGAACGAAAAGGGAAAAAAATTTCTCAAAAGGAAGCAATCAACACAGGAATCAAGGAAACACAGATACAAAATGTCATCATTGTCCCTTACAAAAAAGTTGATGATTACTCATACTCTGATATTCTGGTCAACTACAATGAATTAATCAAAAGCCAATCAAAAGATTGCAAAACTGAAATTTTAGATTCAAATGATAAGCTATTCATCCTATATACATCAGGAACAACTGGAAAACCAAAAGGGGTTGTCCATACACATGGAGGTTTTTCAGTCTTTGCGGGACATCAATCAGCATATCTAATAGACAATCATCATGACGATGTCTTGTTTTGGCCTGCAGATATTGGTTGGATTACCGGAATTGTTTGGAATGTGTACGGCCTACTAGAGATGGGTGCAACCGGTATAATTTATGATGGTGCATTAGATTATCCCAATACCAATAGAATATGGGACATCATGTCAAAGTATGGCGCAACAATCTTTGGAATCTCTCCAACAGCCGTTCGTATGTTTAAAAAAACTGGAATCATTCCAACTGAGTTACATGATTTTAAAAAAATCAGATTGATTCCAACTACTGGAGAGCCAATCGATGAAGAATCATGGTGGTGGTTATTTGAAAAGGTTGGAAAGAAAAGAATACCAATAATGAACTTGTCAGGAGGAACAGAAATTGGTGGGGCAATGTTATCCGTATTGCCGGGCATGAGACTAAAACCTACAACTGTAGGAATGCCGTGTCCCGGAATTGATGTGGATGTGTTTGATGATAAAGGCAATCAAGTCAGGGATCAAAAAGGCTACCTTGTTGTAAAAAACGCATGGCCGGGAATGACCAAAGGATTGCTCAATGACGATGAACGATATCTCAAGACATACTGGTCTAGATTCGAAGAGATATGGTTTCATGGAGATTACGTCTTGGCAAATTCAGATGGTTTGTGGTATATGCATGGAAGAATTGATGATGTGATAAACATATCAGGACATAGAATGAGTACTGCTGAAATTGAGCAGACAATAATGACTCATCAAAAGATTTCAGAGGTTGCCTCAATTTCAATCCCTGATGAAATAACAGGTGAGGCCATAGTTGTTTTTGTGGTGCCTGAAATGAAGTTCAAAGAAGAAAAGCTAACTGATGAAATTTCATCCTTTGTTTCTGAAAAGATAGGCAAACTAGCAAAACCAAAATTTGTAATCCAGTTATCAGATCTTCCAAAAACCCGTACTGGTAAAATTATGCGAAGATTGTTAAAAGATAAACTACTTGGAAACCAAATTGGAGACAACTCATCTCTAGAAAATCCTCACGTTTTAGATGAAATCACTCCAATTTTCTCAAAGCATTGA
- a CDS encoding Asp-tRNA(Asn)/Glu-tRNA(Gln) amidotransferase subunit GatB, whose protein sequence is MTKIGLEIHCQLTKLNSKLFCSCKADYREFEPNTNICPICMGLPGSLPRLNQKAVEKATTIALALSCQVPEKIAFFRKNYFYPDLPKNFQITQLNVYGPTSIGEKGMVNVEDKEIRIRRIQLEEDPGRLIYEGTSEKTQITLVDYNRAGTPLVEIVTEPDFDNPKQVRIFLNILSDLLENLGVSEPTLEGAMRADGNVSIENGPKVEIKNIGSFHDLEKALHFEITRQESLSSRDIPIAQETRHWDDRRKVTVSARTKEEEMDYRYFPEGDIPWIKIADARIQKLKEDMPESISSKKQRYVTQFDIPPQVADVLSSDKFYSDLFEKSHDEKNAKDIANLITTDLMGLVDTREKREQSKLKPNHLQDLVSAIQASRITRTSAKTALQEMVKSGKSLEEIIKDLDLGKSDEGELEKIVDEVISQETKAVEEAKANPQTINYLVGKVMQKTKGKADPIITLELFKKKLS, encoded by the coding sequence ATGACAAAGATTGGCCTAGAGATTCACTGTCAATTAACAAAATTAAACAGCAAACTTTTCTGCTCATGTAAAGCAGATTATAGAGAGTTTGAACCAAACACAAACATCTGTCCTATATGTATGGGATTGCCAGGCTCCTTACCGAGATTAAATCAAAAGGCAGTGGAAAAGGCAACTACTATTGCTTTAGCATTGAGCTGCCAAGTTCCAGAAAAGATTGCATTCTTTAGAAAAAATTACTTTTATCCAGATTTGCCAAAGAACTTCCAAATCACTCAGCTAAACGTGTATGGACCAACAAGCATTGGTGAGAAGGGTATGGTAAATGTTGAAGACAAGGAAATCAGAATACGCAGAATCCAGTTAGAAGAAGACCCTGGAAGACTAATCTATGAAGGAACCTCAGAGAAAACCCAGATCACACTTGTAGATTATAATCGTGCAGGAACACCCCTAGTTGAAATCGTTACAGAACCTGATTTTGATAATCCAAAACAGGTTAGAATTTTTCTGAACATACTGTCAGATCTTTTAGAGAATCTAGGTGTCAGTGAGCCAACATTAGAAGGTGCAATGCGTGCAGATGGAAACGTCTCAATAGAGAATGGTCCAAAGGTAGAAATCAAAAACATTGGTTCATTTCATGATTTAGAAAAAGCACTACACTTTGAAATTACAAGGCAGGAGAGTCTTTCATCAAGAGACATTCCAATTGCTCAAGAAACAAGACACTGGGATGACAGACGTAAAGTTACAGTATCTGCAAGAACAAAAGAAGAGGAGATGGATTATCGTTATTTCCCAGAAGGAGATATTCCTTGGATAAAGATTGCAGATGCCAGAATTCAAAAATTAAAAGAAGATATGCCTGAGAGTATCAGCTCAAAAAAACAGAGGTATGTAACACAATTTGATATTCCTCCACAAGTTGCAGATGTTTTGTCATCTGACAAATTTTATTCAGATCTATTTGAAAAATCTCACGATGAAAAAAATGCAAAAGACATTGCAAATCTGATAACTACTGATTTGATGGGTCTTGTAGATACACGTGAGAAGAGAGAACAATCAAAACTAAAACCAAACCACTTACAAGATTTGGTAAGTGCAATTCAAGCCAGCAGAATTACACGAACATCAGCAAAGACAGCATTACAAGAGATGGTAAAATCAGGTAAAAGCCTTGAAGAAATAATCAAAGATTTAGATCTTGGTAAATCGGATGAAGGTGAATTAGAAAAGATTGTAGATGAAGTGATATCACAGGAGACAAAAGCAGTTGAAGAAGCAAAAGCAAATCCTCAGACGATAAATTATCTGGTTGGAAAAGTAATGCAAAAGACAAAAGGAAAAGCAGACCCAATCATTACGTTGGAATTATTTAAAAAGAAATTATCATAG
- a CDS encoding Asp-tRNA(Asn)/Glu-tRNA(Gln) amidotransferase subunit GatA, which produces MKIKQSLLEYIDNVKNGSFTCEEFVLETLEQIEKHEEILHSYISINNKAIEDAKNIDKKIKSGEAGSFYGAPISIKDNICIKNSKTTCASRILEDFVAPYDATVITRLKNQDALFIGKNNLDEFAMGLTTEFSSFGPSRNPWNSEYVPGGSSGGSAVAVSALECLASLGSDTGGSVRNPASFCSVVGYKPSYGLISRYGLISYANSIEQIGPLTRTVKDTAFLLNTIAGLDENDNTTIDNHNDDYLAEIDHGIEGKKIGIIKQMMGEGTSKEVVDATNEAISKLEKQGAQIQDINLETVDYSVAAYYTITATEAGSNLARYDNLRYGYDFPLEGYEFNSYISKARKKFGPEVTRRMILGGFVPSAGYAGRYFLKAMKVKNKLTREVNEAFKKVDLLISPTVPVQPFKIGEKIEDPIALFLVDFNTVTANLTGKPAISVPFKVTNGLPIGIQLMAEHNEDKFLLQAAYSLEKDTKLPEVPL; this is translated from the coding sequence TTGAAAATAAAACAATCTCTGCTAGAATATATCGATAATGTAAAAAATGGCTCCTTTACATGTGAGGAATTTGTTTTAGAAACATTAGAGCAAATAGAAAAACACGAAGAGATACTCCACTCTTACATTTCAATTAACAATAAAGCAATAGAGGATGCAAAAAATATCGACAAGAAGATAAAGTCCGGAGAGGCAGGTTCATTTTACGGTGCTCCAATTTCAATCAAAGATAACATCTGCATAAAAAACTCAAAGACAACATGTGCTTCAAGAATCTTGGAAGATTTTGTTGCACCCTATGATGCCACCGTAATTACGCGACTCAAAAATCAGGATGCATTATTCATAGGCAAAAACAATCTAGACGAGTTTGCAATGGGTTTGACTACAGAATTTAGCTCATTTGGTCCAAGTAGAAACCCATGGAATTCAGAATATGTTCCAGGAGGTTCATCTGGAGGAAGTGCTGTTGCAGTCAGTGCCTTGGAATGTCTAGCATCTTTAGGCTCAGATACCGGTGGTTCTGTTAGAAACCCAGCTAGTTTTTGTTCAGTAGTAGGTTACAAGCCTAGTTATGGACTAATCAGCAGATATGGTCTAATCTCATATGCAAATAGCATTGAGCAGATAGGTCCCTTGACTCGTACAGTAAAGGATACTGCATTTTTGCTAAACACAATTGCAGGTCTGGATGAAAACGACAACACTACAATTGACAATCACAATGATGATTATCTGGCTGAGATTGATCATGGAATCGAAGGAAAAAAGATAGGAATTATCAAGCAAATGATGGGAGAAGGAACATCAAAGGAAGTAGTTGATGCAACAAATGAGGCAATATCAAAACTCGAAAAACAGGGAGCGCAAATTCAAGACATCAATCTTGAGACAGTAGATTATTCTGTAGCTGCTTATTACACCATTACTGCGACTGAGGCAGGAAGTAATCTTGCAAGATATGATAATCTAAGATACGGATATGATTTTCCATTAGAAGGATATGAGTTTAATTCATACATATCAAAGGCTAGAAAAAAATTTGGCCCAGAAGTAACAAGACGAATGATACTAGGCGGTTTTGTTCCATCAGCTGGTTACGCGGGAAGATATTTCCTTAAAGCAATGAAAGTAAAAAATAAACTAACAAGAGAAGTCAATGAAGCATTCAAGAAGGTTGATCTTTTAATCTCACCAACTGTTCCTGTACAGCCATTTAAGATTGGAGAAAAGATTGAAGACCCTATCGCATTATTCCTAGTTGATTTTAACACAGTTACTGCAAATTTAACAGGAAAGCCTGCAATCTCTGTTCCATTCAAGGTGACAAATGGTCTGCCTATTGGAATCCAATTGATGGCAGAACATAATGAGGACAAGTTCCTTTTGCAGGCAGCATATTCATTAGAAAAAGATACAAAACTTCCGGAGGTTCCACTATGA
- a CDS encoding aspartyl/glutamyl-tRNA amidotransferase subunit C — MVTAEEIEKVAKLMRIEMDDHAEYIERVKKMLGYFDLLDKANVESEEIDFTIMPIENLRKDEFIPYDEKLIEKLKNYKGTYVRAPKMV, encoded by the coding sequence TTGGTAACTGCCGAAGAGATTGAAAAAGTTGCAAAACTAATGAGAATAGAGATGGATGATCATGCCGAATACATTGAGCGAGTCAAAAAGATGCTGGGTTATTTTGATTTATTAGATAAAGCAAATGTTGAATCCGAAGAGATTGATTTTACAATAATGCCAATTGAGAATTTACGCAAAGATGAGTTTATTCCATATGATGAAAAACTGATTGAAAAATTAAAAAATTACAAAGGAACGTATGTTAGAGCTCCAAAGATGGTTTAA
- a CDS encoding aspartate--tRNA(Asn) ligase: MIDTELGNLRRTHYAADLDPSISTQVTLMGWVLTIRGHGNISFLTLRDKTGDIQVVAKKGDCPDDVREKISSLKAHSSIAITGKIKPSDKAPKGLEITPTELRVFSEVELIPPFEPLAKTVKNIDTRLEVRPIDLRRKVLLDIFHARSAVLKSIRDYFYSQNFSEINTPKMIATATEGGAALFAIFYYNKEAFLAQSPQLYKEQLTMSLEKVFEIAPIFRAEPSRTNRHLAEAISIDLEEAFVDYNDVMNRIEDIIKASVKAVKEFASTNEDVEFTIPEIPDSIPRYSYDELVEKMQKAGAKTEWGDDLYPSNLKKIGLSGFYFIKDWPMAPKPFYVKASKDNPKISESFDLMFGDLELSSGSTRIEKRHELVERMKNKGMKAEAFEYHLKAFDYGVPPHAGCGIGLERLMMALTGTENIRDVTFYPRDVDRLTP; this comes from the coding sequence ATGATCGATACTGAATTAGGAAATTTACGAAGAACGCATTATGCGGCAGACTTAGATCCATCAATTAGCACACAAGTTACCTTGATGGGATGGGTTCTAACAATTAGAGGTCATGGAAACATTTCATTTTTGACATTACGAGACAAAACTGGAGATATCCAAGTTGTCGCAAAAAAAGGTGATTGTCCTGATGATGTTCGTGAAAAGATTTCTTCACTAAAGGCTCATTCTTCAATTGCAATCACGGGAAAGATAAAGCCGTCAGATAAAGCTCCAAAGGGTTTAGAGATTACACCAACTGAGCTTCGAGTGTTTTCAGAAGTCGAGTTGATTCCACCATTTGAGCCATTAGCAAAGACAGTAAAAAATATCGATACAAGATTGGAAGTGCGACCAATTGATCTTAGAAGAAAAGTTTTACTTGATATCTTTCATGCAAGAAGTGCCGTCTTAAAATCAATTAGAGATTATTTTTATTCACAAAATTTTTCTGAAATCAACACACCAAAGATGATTGCAACTGCAACAGAAGGGGGCGCTGCACTCTTTGCAATCTTTTACTACAACAAAGAAGCGTTTCTTGCACAGAGCCCACAATTGTACAAAGAACAATTAACAATGAGTCTTGAGAAAGTTTTTGAGATTGCTCCAATATTTAGAGCAGAGCCATCAAGAACTAATCGACATCTTGCCGAAGCAATATCCATTGATTTAGAGGAAGCATTTGTTGATTACAATGATGTAATGAATAGAATAGAAGACATCATCAAGGCATCAGTAAAGGCTGTAAAAGAATTTGCAAGCACAAATGAAGACGTAGAGTTTACAATACCTGAAATTCCTGATTCTATTCCACGATACTCCTATGATGAATTAGTCGAAAAGATGCAAAAGGCAGGCGCAAAGACAGAGTGGGGCGATGATTTGTATCCTTCAAATCTAAAGAAGATAGGGTTATCCGGTTTCTACTTCATAAAAGATTGGCCTATGGCTCCAAAGCCATTCTATGTAAAGGCAAGCAAAGACAATCCAAAGATTTCAGAATCATTTGATTTGATGTTTGGAGATTTGGAATTATCATCAGGCAGCACAAGAATTGAAAAGCGACACGAATTAGTTGAGCGAATGAAGAACAAAGGAATGAAAGCAGAAGCATTTGAGTACCATCTTAAAGCATTTGATTATGGCGTACCACCACATGCTGGTTGTGGTATTGGACTAGAGAGACTAATGATGGCATTAACCGGTACTGAGAACATTCGTGATGTAACATTCTATCCAAGAGATGTGGATAGACTAACCCCATAG
- a CDS encoding TrmB family transcriptional regulator, with amino-acid sequence MYSSINKIEELGIKLSSLLELDEIDAHVYLNLLRLGPVTASALAKELHMDRTKAYRTIDKLLHLQIVSTTLSKPKLCVANKPEEVLNNILQQKENQVNRIKNSQQQIIETIQTTIPTNFKTTIPTFHVTQGTGNIYSEIEKLIEESEDIVYLVTTLKDISKMYHTDIPEKIKTCEKNGGEVRLITEMLDFSEVQFIRRFGATSTRMGILRTRGRMIVEKNRNMILSDAPSDHANSESDFAICTNSVEMSGNIFTLCSLLWENSKPLNLPQVQVN; translated from the coding sequence ATGTATTCTTCAATTAACAAAATTGAGGAGCTTGGAATCAAATTATCATCATTATTAGAACTGGACGAAATAGATGCACATGTTTATCTTAATTTGTTAAGATTAGGTCCTGTTACGGCTAGTGCTTTAGCAAAGGAACTACACATGGATAGAACAAAGGCCTACAGAACAATTGACAAGCTTTTACACCTACAGATTGTTTCAACTACTCTATCAAAACCAAAGTTATGTGTTGCAAATAAACCAGAAGAGGTACTAAATAACATCTTACAACAAAAAGAGAATCAGGTAAATAGAATAAAAAACTCCCAACAGCAAATTATTGAAACAATACAGACTACGATACCAACTAATTTTAAGACAACCATACCAACATTTCATGTAACACAAGGAACTGGCAATATCTATTCAGAAATTGAAAAGTTAATTGAAGAATCAGAAGATATTGTATACCTCGTCACCACCCTAAAAGACATCTCAAAGATGTACCATACAGATATCCCTGAAAAGATTAAGACGTGCGAGAAAAACGGGGGCGAGGTGAGGTTGATCACTGAAATGTTAGATTTCTCAGAGGTGCAATTCATTAGAAGATTTGGAGCAACATCAACTAGAATGGGAATTTTACGCACAAGGGGCAGGATGATTGTAGAAAAGAACAGAAACATGATACTCTCAGATGCCCCATCAGACCATGCCAATTCAGAATCAGATTTTGCTATATGCACAAATTCAGTAGAGATGTCAGGCAACATTTTCACACTCTGCAGCCTATTATGGGAAAATTCCAAACCATTGAATTTGCCCCAAGTTCAGGTAAATTAG
- a CDS encoding NAD(P)/FAD-dependent oxidoreductase has protein sequence MIFAHKTAPPNIKKILILGGGFGGIGVLKELEKKISKDKASITLVNEENYFLFTPMLPEMAAGMIHPSNIAIPIRKFCKTAKFYQAVVSDINLNDKLVTITRTFDGKVHALEYDYLVLALGSKNNFFGSKNMQENSFTIKSIEDGIALKNHTISMMENAAQTGDEDLQKRLLTFAVVGGGFAGVETIGELNHFIRESVKHAYPTIEPKNITPILISARGGILPEVGQELGKVAMSYLKKVGVNIITNTKAIDASETEIVLNNGGTIPCSTIIWAGGVAIDPVISSINCEHENGGRIKVNKFLQNPCNPNVFALGDCAAIKDEKSGKYYPPTAQHAIRESKIVAQNILEALKEGTKFKEFSYKSKGMMATIGNRVGVVSIFGRNLSGMPAWAIWRMYYLANLPTMEKKIKVAFDWTIDLLFERDLTLVGKIKKKELQQFHLGAEMPSLKEQLFADL, from the coding sequence ATGATATTTGCACACAAAACAGCTCCGCCAAATATCAAAAAGATATTGATTTTGGGAGGAGGATTTGGAGGAATCGGAGTTCTAAAGGAACTTGAGAAAAAAATCTCAAAGGATAAAGCAAGTATCACTCTAGTTAATGAAGAAAATTATTTTCTCTTTACTCCAATGTTGCCCGAGATGGCAGCAGGAATGATTCATCCAAGCAATATTGCAATTCCGATTAGAAAGTTTTGCAAGACTGCAAAGTTCTATCAAGCAGTCGTCTCTGACATTAATCTAAATGACAAACTTGTCACCATAACAAGAACCTTTGATGGTAAAGTTCATGCATTAGAATATGATTATTTGGTTTTGGCATTAGGTAGTAAGAATAACTTTTTTGGAAGCAAAAACATGCAAGAAAATTCATTTACGATAAAATCAATTGAAGATGGAATTGCTCTAAAAAATCACACAATATCCATGATGGAAAATGCAGCACAAACAGGAGATGAAGATTTACAGAAAAGGTTACTTACATTTGCAGTAGTTGGTGGTGGATTTGCAGGAGTTGAAACAATAGGTGAGCTAAATCATTTCATCAGAGAATCGGTAAAGCATGCATATCCTACAATTGAACCAAAAAACATTACACCAATTTTGATTTCTGCAAGAGGAGGAATACTCCCAGAAGTTGGCCAAGAATTAGGTAAAGTTGCTATGAGTTATCTCAAAAAAGTGGGTGTCAATATTATCACTAACACAAAAGCAATCGATGCATCTGAAACTGAAATTGTATTAAACAATGGTGGAACAATTCCATGCTCTACAATAATCTGGGCCGGCGGTGTTGCAATAGATCCTGTAATATCATCAATAAATTGTGAACATGAAAACGGAGGTAGGATTAAAGTAAACAAATTTTTGCAAAATCCCTGTAACCCAAATGTATTTGCACTAGGTGATTGTGCCGCAATTAAGGATGAAAAAAGTGGCAAGTATTACCCCCCTACTGCACAGCATGCTATTCGTGAGAGTAAGATAGTTGCACAAAACATACTAGAAGCCCTCAAAGAAGGCACAAAATTCAAGGAGTTTTCCTACAAAAGTAAGGGAATGATGGCTACAATTGGCAATAGAGTAGGCGTAGTTTCAATATTTGGAAGAAATCTGAGTGGAATGCCTGCCTGGGCAATATGGAGGATGTATTATTTGGCAAATCTACCTACAATGGAGAAGAAGATTAAAGTTGCATTTGACTGGACCATCGATTTATTGTTTGAAAGGGATCTAACACTTGTTGGAAAGATCAAGAAAAAAGAGCTGCAACAATTCCACCTTGGTGCAGAGATGCCATCATTAAAAGAACAACTCTTTGCAGACCTGTAA